The stretch of DNA atatccaaatctcatgatctgtctggccattgtgaaaccgttagcgtgtgttccacaaataccatcatggacttcttccaagatctgcttggcctccacagcgtccacacatcttaacagcacctgatcttttcctcttttgtacaggatctctccatctaagacgtaatcactggccagcctcctcaacattctcttgtcattctcagttgcttggtttgggtattcacgattttttacgtatcgcaatatatcctgataccaagggttgtcgtccttttcttcttcctcgtcaatgttacaacagtgggctggagcatcataaatgctcatttggataggcttcacatcctctggtctatttactttgatcatggaagccaatgtagctaaagcgtcggccatctgattctcgtctcgtgggagataacaaaaagtgatgtcgtcaaactcctcaatcaattctaggactatccttcggtaactaatcaacttagggtctctgtttcccattcgcctttgagctgataaattaccaatgctgaatccccatatacctcaagtaccttgattttgcgttccatagccgcgtggattcccatgatacatgcttcatattctgccatgttatttgtgcaatcaaaatctagtttactggtgaaaggataatgatcaccgtttggagataccaagactgccccaatcccgttgcccatggcatttgaggctccgtcaaaatttaatttccaagtattgccttcttgtgtgcttgcttcagtagttgccacatacatcagatcctcatttgggaaatcaaagttcaaaggctcataatcgtccagggctctacttgctagaaaatctgctatcgcactcccttttacagccttttgattcacataggttatgtcaaatttAGATAGTAGAATTtaccatcgggccatccttccgtttagagcagttgactccatcatgtatttcagagggtctaactttgagattaaccaagtcgtatggtacaacatgtattgtctcaatctccgagtagtccaaaccaatgcgcaacataatttttcaattggcgaatatctcgtttcgcattcagtgaacttcttactgagataatagatcgctctttcttttcgtcctgactcatcatgttggccgagcacgcaccccatagaattctcaaatactgccaagtatagtatcagtggcttgtcagggcaaggtggcatcagtactggggcgttggacaagtaatgtttaactctttcgaaagttttctggcactcctTATCCCATatacctggattgtgtttcctaagaagacggaatatggggtcacatttcttagttaattgtgaaatgaatcgagcgatgtaatttagtcttcctaggaaaccccgaacttctttttgagtacttggcggaggtaattcttgtatggccttaactttgtctgggtcaatttcaattcccttttcgctgactaagaatcctagcaattttcctgatctagccccgaaagtacacttggttgggttaagttttagctggaattTCCTTAACTTTAGAAACAGTTTTCTCAAaacttgcacgtgttccccttctgttctggattttgcgatcatgtcatcaacataaacttctatctctttatgcatcatatcatggaataatgttgccatggctctctgatacgttgcttccgcatttttcaatccaaaaggcatcactttataacaaaacgtcccccataTTGTtacgaatgtggtcttttccCTGTCTTCAaaaagcatcttaatttggttgtacccgaagaagccatccatgaaagagaacagtgagtatccggccgtgttgtctaccaaggtatcgatatgaggcagtgggaaattatcttttgggctggctttgttcaagtctctgtagtccacacacattcacaccttcccatctttcttaggaacagggactatattggctacccattctgagtacttgaccacctgtaagaaaccagcatcaaattgcttcttaacttcttcctttatttttagcaagacatcaggcctcatccttcggagcttttgttggactggtttgcattcttcctttataggcaatcggtgtaccatgatatcagtacttaaccctggcatatcttggtaggaccatgcgaagacatctttaaactcttgaagcaactcaacaaggtcttgccttgtttccttggcaatgcaagcgccaatttttacctctctgccctcttctaagatcacaacttctactgattccttatagggtagaatttgttttccttcttcttccatcattcttaacaaatctagagataaaacgctgtcttggtcaccttcaaaatcttgaggatcatctatactcatgtcttgttcaaatagagactctgaattagtaacagcgtcgctcatctcgttgatatctgaagacctgttattggaacaaatggaggcccaaataaaagaatctaagaatacttatatgcatagtatgattataaagggaatgaaaagaatgaaagaatatttgctcaagatgaaactgaatgataagttttcactgaaattagattttggacatgtgccttttacaaaagattcttatcacccctggttcagggcaacaagtgttctgaatattactctgaattagttctaaatgttacagggatctcttctgcagtccagttgttTAGAACGCCTCTAGGGATGTAGAAACAAGTCCCTGATAGGTTTTTTAGTTCTTTCTTCAAAGGCACAAACATCTTTACTTTCCAATCCATCGATATATTCAAATAATTCTAATTCTTTTTCATCTATCTGGCTCTGTACTAAAGTTCTGAACTCAATAcacttttggattttaggaaatttattgtatgcaatgaaatgtaatgttaatgaataaaaagatgcttgcaatgaaatgtaatgcagatacatgaatgcaaaaagagacgttgattcttgattcaattctattagaacaactttactagaaaacaaatctctttacataaagcggatacatatacggctttgccctcatatgCGGAGACATTCGATCATTTTCTTcgttcgagcgttaagataagtcTCACaaactcttcaaaagggacgtATCTTATATCTCCTTTTTACTCAATCCGGGCCGTGACTCGTTGCTCACTAAACCTCATGGttctcgttggcttctcttttaagaaagttcagcggctctcgaataatccttGTCATATTAAATTCTCGGGCCACGGAGCAATGGTTGTGTggtcctccattaaactatcatccttcatacggctttgccctcatatgcggagacattcgatcattttcttcattcgagcgttaagataagtctcacgaactcttcaaaagggacgtATCTTATATCTCCTTTTTACTCAATCCGGGCCGTGACTCGTTGCTCACTAAACCTCAtggtgctcgttggcttctcttttaagaaagttcagcggctctcaAATAATCCTTGTCACATTAAATTCTCGAGCCACGGAGCAATGGTTGTGTggtcctccattaaactatcatccttctcttatcacgttttcttgaaccatattcggacaaccgtattattatccactttatcaagaaacccatttccttatgacaagctctctatttaacaactgaacgtgaatcaacacctctttttatgatgaaaatgcaatgcaatcataacaaaaagaaaataggttagtacaaagcaaaagcaagcaagaataaatagaacacctatttgggtgaatactaggggttcgaagtggttctacctagggtgggctcctaaggttcactacatgaggtttggttctaaagtaagggtacccgaaccagcagatttctcgatcctcacccattataggctcatgcggaccgagttcggttcagggggatacatttctctatggccatgcggagatgaaaatctcacgaagacataggtacggatgtatcccggaagcgattcactatcccatgcggaggtgaaaacctcacgaaggcgtagtttctcactcccacttaaaaggtgtgaccaacggtcatgcaatggaatgtgcagaaatatacacctaaactctaaacaaagcagtaattataaacaaataataaaagccaaaataaaggcaaaaagcaagttttcaatttttgacacaaagacaaaaagcaatcaactcgtggcttgactctcttatttaaagtccccagtggagtcgccaagctgttgacaccattttttggatggaaacggggtcgacttggattttgaaaataaaacgaaaaatggaagtcgccaccaatcttttttgatgaggtgtgatcgggtcaccttgtaaaacggttgtttttaataaacgatttagattttattaaaacaacgatttttgtctacaaaattcagaaaaatgggttcgggagtcggttacgcacgaggaagggttagcaccctcaatacgcccaaaattggtacctaattgatttcttaatgtcttggtgtcgaaaattaaaaaactcaaaaagaatttaaaatacgatccctccttatattgttattttaaaattactcaaataaatcaaaatggaaaatgcttccttatctcgaagtaacaagatgtcacgtccagtaagttaggatacaacacatcgtattttcgagagtaagcttgcctttattttttgtttaaacctcatttattttaatttcaaaaaggacgttcggttatttaggatcaacgcgagaagaatcgaagctcagtaagttagggcacgatttttctcgaattttctaaatacgaaatattaccttattttgaaagtttaaaaaggatattcggcaatttggtcgaacgagaaaccgaaacccagcacgttagggcacgttttctcgaatttccaaacacgaaacattgccttattttgaagaGTTTTCAAATAAGTAATTATGAAACCGGCTCAAAATATATTCGCTTGGTTTACTTTAAGGGTAATAAAACAATCGATGTTGAGCGAAAATGCGGATTTTGTAAAAAACATGATGCAATAATAAGAAACTAAATCATAATTCTAAGCATGAAACGATAATAAGTGGATTCAAattgaaaacgaaaaaaataacACGTGATACACAGAACTACGTGAAACCAATATaacacaaaacaatttaaaaaccatACGAACAATATACAAAGGTATAGCATATATTAGAATTCAAAatagtttatatgtataaaaaaacgGATAATATATTggtgattattttaaaaaatatattgaaacgAATAATATGTAAcataatttcaaatgaaataaattgacTAAACGAAcgatatatttatatgaaaataataaatgaaaataacgtATATACAAAGACCAAagtaattaacataaataaaatatgcaataaaaataaaatcctcAAAGAAAGCCAAGCTATATAcgaataattttaaagaaaatatacacaataaatttaaaaaatatttacataaaataatatgaaagcaACAATGTACATAGAATAGAGTTAATCATAAATTATATGCCTAATAACATAGATATGAGAACATTTCAATGTAATaacatacaaaaaaataaaaaaataaaaataaaacaataatgttTTTCAAAAGAAGAAGTGGAATTgtcaaaattatttgaaatacatatatacaaataaataaagaaaataaaaaatattaaatgaaccttttttaagaaaaagtgaattatggaaaaactcaattaaaataaaattaaaataaaagggatattttataaataaagtaaACCATTGAAATAGAATCGTGGATCAAAACAAAACGCGTATAAACGCTTGAGACTAAAACTGAAAATAAACTAGACCCCCAAACGTGTCGTTTCAGCgcgaattaaaatgaaaatatgcgCAAGTCCCAgggataatttaaaagaaataaaaaaacaaacatgACTTAATTAGACATTAGTGCAAGGGAGGGGACTAAACGCGCAAATTATCCATTTAGAGAAATCATGCGCATGAACCAAGTCAAAAAAGCTGTCTGTTCCTTCCCCCCAATGCCATTTCCTTTTATTAACCATTAAAACCctcttttttttgtcaaaaaaacgttttaacctttattttttaaaaagaaacccaaaaatgTTTTATGAAATTCCTTATTCTCCCTTACTATCCCTTTTGTCTTCCAGCCGAGGAGGCCACCAATGGTTCACCCAACCGCCGCCGTGACTCCGGTGAGTCTCCCTTCGTCGACGCGAGCACGACGTGGCTCCGGTGAGTCTCCCTCTCTCTCCTAATGTTTCTCTCACgcaagaagaaaatgaaagaataataacaaaatcagaaaaagaaagaaactaaaaaaatcaCCTTTAACAATTATTATTGCTTTCTGTCTCTActtgtatttgatttcatatatatttccactatTGTATTCGTAGAAAGGGAACCCCCCTTTTACAAATTTTCCTTttaggctttatagccgaatgttTCAAAGCAGAgtacaaaaaaaatattgtttcttcCATTCGCTACTGCTCTGTTGCTGCTGTTGTTGTGTCTCGTTTTGCAGGCGGTGTCAGACGCATGGAGGAGAAGGGCATGCGCGGGGTGTGGTGGTGGTAGTGCGCAAGGTGGCCCATGGTTGGCCTAGCGTGCGGCAGCTGGAGGCTTGGGGAAGCAAACTAGGGTTTGCTGAAAATGGGGTTAATCTTGGGCTAGGGTTATgtttgttttgggtttagggttaattttgggtagtttgggccatatgaaatttgGGCTGCAATTTAGACTTTATTTCATGTATttggtttatgttttatttttattttgtttttgttttggcactgggcccgggcaaaatgggctcgtACATTTTGCTTATCCATAAAGCGCTTCTTGAGATGCGTATGCCAATGGTTCTTTATCTCATTATCTGTTCGTCCAGGTAACTGTGCAGCAATGGCCGACCACCTACATATTGTGAATTATACAGCATTAGATCATTAGACCAAAGCAGTATTTGAATATATTCAAATGGATTAAAAAACAGTACCTGTTTCCAAGCGACTCATGTAATCTGATGATagtctcttcttcttccttgctGTAATTCCCTCTTTTGATATTCGGCCTTAAATAATTCAACCATCGCAGCCTGCAACTCTTCCCACACCTCGCCAGTCCTGAAAACATAAGGATCGATCCTTATATCACCATTTTCAACAATAATCCCCAATCTATACTCACTATGATATGGACCATATGCTGTCTTTACCTGCATACTTGGGGAGTTGTCGCCAATTCCAACACCCATATCTAGTAACATAAGCTGTCAGTTTCCTATCTTCCTCAGGTGTCCAAGTTCCTTTCCTTAGTCCACTCTTATCACAGTAAGGTGTTCTCACCATGTTTGACTGCTCTATTTACAAACTATGAAACTTCAAAGTTGCAACAATTTATATACTATGCCCATGTTTAGACCAAAACGTGTGACACGTTTTAGTTGTGgtatttataaaatattcattttcatttaataaataaaaaaacccttTTCGTCTATATCCAGGAAAATTCAGCAGGATGTCGTTTTCATGGTCAAATACTAGAACGATATAGCTGACACCTTCGAGGAAAGATTGCCACTCCTGAAACGTGATGTATGCAGCGGATGAACCAAAACTTCGACGAAGCTCAGTTTAATTTTGATCAACAGTAGATTCATTacgtttttttttatcttaaattgtttctttaataaatcaataaacaaaaGCCATTGAAGATTTTGTAGGTTGTTTGATCAAGTCTGGTATATATATTTCCGTGTCAGTTTGTGAGTACAAAGTACAAACAATAAGTGCAATGTTGCTTTCAATAAAGTTAGACATTATTTAGATGTAACTATCTATTTTGTTCCGTAGCTGAATATGGTTATCTTCTGAATATCAACCTTGAAAA from Gossypium hirsutum isolate 1008001.06 chromosome D04, Gossypium_hirsutum_v2.1, whole genome shotgun sequence encodes:
- the LOC107898929 gene encoding transcription factor MYB4-like, with the translated sequence MVRTPYCDKSGLRKGTWTPEEDRKLTAYVTRYGCWNWRQLPKYAGLARCGKSCRLRWLNYLRPNIKRGNYSKEEEETIIRLHESLGNRWSAIAAQLPGRTDNEIKNHWHTHLKKRFMDKQNVRAHFARAQCQNKNKIKIKHKPNT